One genomic segment of Theobroma cacao cultivar B97-61/B2 chromosome 6, Criollo_cocoa_genome_V2, whole genome shotgun sequence includes these proteins:
- the LOC18596647 gene encoding ras-related protein RABA1c produces MAGYRAEDDYDYLFKVVLIGDSGVGKSNLLSRFTRNEFSLESKSTIGVEFATRSLNVDGKVIKAQIWDTAGQERYRAITSAYYRGAVGALLVYDVTRHSTFENVERWLRELRDHTDPNIVVMLIGNKSDLRHLVAVSTEDGKSFAEKESLYFMETSALEATNVENAFAEVLTQIYHIVSKKAMETGDEGAASAVPSKGEKIDVSKDVSAMKKGGCCSS; encoded by the exons ATGGCTGGTTACAGAGCAGAGGATGACTATGACTACCTTTTCAAGGTGGTGTTGATCGGTGATTCAGGAGTGGGAAAGTCCAATCTGCTCTCGAGGTTCACCAGGAACGAGTTTAGCCTCGAGTCTAAGTCCACCATTGGCGTCGAGTTCGCTACTCGTAGCTTGAATGTTGATGGCAAGGTCATCAAGGCCCAGATTTGGGACACCGCTGGTCAAGAAAG GTATCGTGCCATAACAAGTGCCTACTACCGAGGAGCTGTTGGTGCACTTCTTGTGTACGATGTTACGCGGCACTCCACATTTGAAAATGTTGAGAGGTGGTTAAGAGAGTTGAGAGATCACACGGATCCCAACATTGTAGTCATGCTCATTGGTAACAAATCAGATCTTCGTCACCTTGTGGCTGTCTCAACCGAAGATGGGAAATCCTTTGCTGAGAAAGAGTCTCTCTACTTCATGGAAACTTCAGCTCTGGAAGCTACTAACGTGGAAAACGCATTTGCTGAAGTTCTTACTCAGATCTACCATATTGTGAGCAAGAAGGCTATGGAGACAGGCGACGAAGGGGCTGCTTCAGCTGTTCCTTCCAAGGGCGAGAAAATTGATGTCAGTAAAGACGTCTCTGCAATGAAGAAAGGGGGGTGCTGCTCAAGCTAG
- the LOC108662459 gene encoding probable leucine-rich repeat receptor-like protein kinase At5g63930, which translates to MDDSCFNFLSLLLIQCFMGSLAVITAANLTTDQYALLEFKDSLDSDTILANNWTSSTSVCNWVGVSCSSSPERVTSLNLRSMNLTGTISPHLGDLSSLLSLDLSGNKLNGYLPSTIYNLSSLQIMDLTSNELSGDFPDDFCRYFPKLEVLHLAFNGFSESVPSRLGDCTNLRNLSLSNNRFNGFIPRSIGNLTRLKEIRLSGNSLQGAIPWEIGNLFNLEIFAAENNGGLTGGIPPSIFNISSLTKLVLFNNSLSGRLPDSMCNHLSKLEELVISLNEFSGHIPSSIGECKNLEILSLSTNRFNGTIPRSIGNLTSLTRLNLRENDLTAGTLSLIFA; encoded by the exons ATGGATGATTCATGCTTCAATTTCCTTTCGCTTTTGTTGATACAATGTTTCATGGGAAGCTTAGCTGTTATAACTGCAGCAAACCTCACCACAGATCAATACGCACTGCTCGAATTCAAAGACAGCCTTGATTCCGACACCATATTAGCAAACAATTGGACCAGCTCTACCTCTGTTTGCAACTGGGTTGGTGTTTCATGCAGTTCTAGCCCTGAAAGAGTCACCTCCTTAAATCTTCGCAGCATGAATCTTACAGGAACCATTTCTCCGCACCTTGGGGACCTTTCTTCTCTCCTCTCTCTCGACTTGAGCGGCAACAAGCTTAACGGCTATCTACCTTCGACAATTTATAACTTGTCTTCTTTGCAAATCATGGACTTAACATCTAATGAACTATCTGGTGATTTCCCAGATGACTTTTGTAGGTATTTTCCCAAGCTTGAGGTTCTTCATTTGGCTTTCAATGGGTTTTCCGAAAGTGTTCCTTCAAGGTTAGGTGACTGTACCAATCTTCGAAATTTGTCGCTGTCTAATAATAGATTCAATGGATTCATTCCAAGAAGTATTGGGAATTTAACTAGGCTGAAAGAAATACGCCTGAGTGGAAATAGTTTACAAG GTGCAATTCCATGGGAAATAGGTAACCTTTTTAATTTGGAGATATTTGCTGCAGAAAATAATGGGGGTCTTACAGGTGGGATTCCACCTTCCATATTTAACATTTCTTCATTGACAAAACTTGTCCTCTTCAACAATAGTCTATCCGGTCGTTTACCGGATAGCATGTGTAATCATCTTTCCAAACTTGAGGAGCTTGTTATCTCTTTGAATGAATTTTCTGGTCATATTCCATCAAGTATAGGTGAATGTAAGAATCTTGAGATTTTATCACTGTCAACTAATCGATTCAATGGAACCATTCCAAGAAGTATTGGAAATTTGACTAGCCTCACACGACTGAATCTGCGTGAAAATGATTTAACAG CTGGAACCTTGTCCCTGATATTTGCATAA
- the LOC18596648 gene encoding probable WRKY transcription factor 65 isoform X2, with the protein MDGSFNKANNPFVSEQQLEENDNVSSENGAESPPSTTFNDMKLASPKKGRSIQKRVVSVPIKDVEGSRLKGESAPPSDSWAWRKYGQKPIKGSPYPRGYYRCSSSKGCPARKQVERSRMDPSMLVITYSCEHNHPWPASRNNTAAAKQAAAAAAAAAAAAATATETTTTTAVKAEPSTSQPDTEPEFGTEEKFADLTDDSILTTRDEFAWFGEMETTSSTVLESPIFTERDNSVADVAMIFPMREEDESLFADLGELPECSFVFRHQRNVGPQVGIC; encoded by the exons ATGGATGGTAGTTTCAACAAAGCCAACAACCCTTTTGTTAGCGAACAACAATTAGAAGAAAACGACAACGTTTCATCAGAAAACGGCGCCGAATCTCCTCCTTCTACCACTTTCAACGACATGAAACTCGCTTCTCCTAAAAAAGG AAGATCCATACAGAAAAGAGTGGTGTCAGTGCCAATCAAGGACGTTGAAGGTTCCCGCCTTAAAGGAGAGAGCGCTCCACCGTCAGATTCTTGGGCTTGGAGAAAGTACGGCCAGAAGCCCATCAAAGGCTCTCCTTACCCAAG AGGTTATTACCGGTGTAGTAGCTCCAAGGGATGTCcagcaagaaaacaagttgAGAGGAGCCGTATGGACCCTTCAATGTTAGTGATTACGTACTCCTGCGAACACAATCACCCTTGGCCCGCTTCTAGGAACAATACCGCGGCCGCTAAACAAGCTGCGGCGGCGGCAGCGGCAGCGGCTGCAGCAGCAGCAACAGCAACGGAGACAACAACCACAACAGCGGTAAAGGCCGAGCCATCTACGTCGCAGCCCGACACGGAACCGGAATTCGGAACCGAAGAGAAGTTCGCTGATCTGACGGACGACTCCATCCTTACGACGAGGGATGAATTCGCTTGGTTCGGCGAGATGGAAACGACGTCGTCGACGGTGTTGGAGAGCCCGATATTTACGGAGAGGGATAATAGTGTAGCTGACGTGGCGATGATTTTCCCGATGAGGGAAGAGGACGAGTCGTTATTCGCCGATTTGGGCGAGTTGCCCGAGTGCTCGTTTGTGTTTAGGCACCAACGGAATGTGGGACCACAGGTGGGGATCTGCTGA
- the LOC18596648 gene encoding probable WRKY transcription factor 65 isoform X1, with the protein MDGSFNKANNPFVSEQQLEENDNVSSENGAESPPSTTFNDMKLASPKKGRRSIQKRVVSVPIKDVEGSRLKGESAPPSDSWAWRKYGQKPIKGSPYPRGYYRCSSSKGCPARKQVERSRMDPSMLVITYSCEHNHPWPASRNNTAAAKQAAAAAAAAAAAAATATETTTTTAVKAEPSTSQPDTEPEFGTEEKFADLTDDSILTTRDEFAWFGEMETTSSTVLESPIFTERDNSVADVAMIFPMREEDESLFADLGELPECSFVFRHQRNVGPQVGIC; encoded by the exons ATGGATGGTAGTTTCAACAAAGCCAACAACCCTTTTGTTAGCGAACAACAATTAGAAGAAAACGACAACGTTTCATCAGAAAACGGCGCCGAATCTCCTCCTTCTACCACTTTCAACGACATGAAACTCGCTTCTCCTAAAAAAGG TAGAAGATCCATACAGAAAAGAGTGGTGTCAGTGCCAATCAAGGACGTTGAAGGTTCCCGCCTTAAAGGAGAGAGCGCTCCACCGTCAGATTCTTGGGCTTGGAGAAAGTACGGCCAGAAGCCCATCAAAGGCTCTCCTTACCCAAG AGGTTATTACCGGTGTAGTAGCTCCAAGGGATGTCcagcaagaaaacaagttgAGAGGAGCCGTATGGACCCTTCAATGTTAGTGATTACGTACTCCTGCGAACACAATCACCCTTGGCCCGCTTCTAGGAACAATACCGCGGCCGCTAAACAAGCTGCGGCGGCGGCAGCGGCAGCGGCTGCAGCAGCAGCAACAGCAACGGAGACAACAACCACAACAGCGGTAAAGGCCGAGCCATCTACGTCGCAGCCCGACACGGAACCGGAATTCGGAACCGAAGAGAAGTTCGCTGATCTGACGGACGACTCCATCCTTACGACGAGGGATGAATTCGCTTGGTTCGGCGAGATGGAAACGACGTCGTCGACGGTGTTGGAGAGCCCGATATTTACGGAGAGGGATAATAGTGTAGCTGACGTGGCGATGATTTTCCCGATGAGGGAAGAGGACGAGTCGTTATTCGCCGATTTGGGCGAGTTGCCCGAGTGCTCGTTTGTGTTTAGGCACCAACGGAATGTGGGACCACAGGTGGGGATCTGCTGA
- the LOC18596646 gene encoding probable LRR receptor-like serine/threonine-protein kinase At3g47570: MRLTGPIPPSIFNISSLKEISLNNNSLSGEIPSMISISNLEELRLWGNNLSGNIPNFISSASKLRILALEENSFFGLIPNTLGNLTFLERLSLASNNLITETSTHEWSFLSSLANCRNLRYLNLSFNPLNGILPSSISNLSTSLHFFYASDVKITGSIPREIGNLSNITTLDLSHNEFSGSIPATIGRLRNVQGLLLHGNQLQGSIPPSVCGLERLYNLSLGGNMLHGPIPTCLANLTSLRYLYLDSNKLNSTIPLSLWSLNDILEVDLSSNYLNGSLQLGIEKLKVLTHLNLSRNLLSGEILSSIGELQDLISLDLSNNRFDGYIPESFGDLISLESLDLSNNNLSGVIPKSLERLSSLNHFNVSFNRLEGEIPSRGPFRNFSAKSFMNNCGLCGSPALQVPPCKSRQSKMTPWHVLKYVLPVVASLILIAIFFILLKRCQKKSINLPVNEDLLPLEKWRRISYSELLQATNGFDECNLLGSGGFGSVYRGTLSDGMNVAIKVFNMHSEDGFKSFDVECEAMRNIFHRNLVKVFSSCSNVDFRALMFEFMPNGNLEKWLYSYNYYLNLLQRIDIMIDVASALEYLHFGCSVPVIHCDLKPSNILLDNDMVAHVGDFGLAKLLGEEDSIRQTKTLATIGYMAPEYGSTGIVSLKGDVYSYGILLMETFTRKKPTEEIFSVEMSLKDWVKNSLSNGTIDEVLDANLLREEELFIDKVNALSSIMGLALDCTTKLPEERKNMKAVVAILKKIKIKFLKDVEMAYNGEGKIAERNCRFGDDYRAITISDVAVCENNG, translated from the exons ATGCGTCTAACTGGTCCCATCCCACCTTCCATCTTCAACATAtcttctttaaaagaaatttctctGAACAACAATAGTCTATCTG GTGAAATACCTTCTATGATCTCAATTTCAAATCTTGAGGAGCTTAGACTATGGGGAAATAATCTCAGCGGCAATATTCCCAATTTTATCTCCAGTGCTTCTAAGCTCAGAATCTTAGCACTAGAAGAAAACTCATTCTTTGGTCTTATCCCAAATACACTTGGCAATTTAACTTTCCTTGAGCGGCTGAGCCTCGCATCTAATAATTTGATCACTGAAACTTCAACACATGAGTGGAGCTTTTTGTCTTCTTTGGCAAATTGCAGGAATCTGAGATATTTGAACCTATCATTCAATCCATTGAATGGCATTCTTCCAAGTTCTATCTCAAATCTGTCGACatctcttcattttttctaTGCCTCAGATGTCAAAATTACAGGTAGCATTCCCAGGGAAATTGGTAACTTAAGCAATATTACAACTTTAGACCTTTCCCATAATGAATTTAGTGGATCTATTCCAGCAACAATAGGAAGGCTACGAAATGTCCAGGGTTTGCTTCTTCATGGTAATCAATTACAAGGGTCTATCCCACCAAGTGTCTGCGGTTTAGAGAGATTATATAACCTATCATTAGGTGGCAACATGCTCCATGGTCCTATACCAACTTGTTTGGCGAATTTGACTTCTCTGAGGTATCTTTACTTAGACTCCAACAAATTGAATTCAACAATACCCTTATCCTTGTGGAGCCTTAATGATATCTTAGAGGTAGACTTGTCCTCAAATTATTTGAATGGTTCCCTTCAACTGGGCATTGAGAAACTGAAGGTATTGACACATTTGAATTTGTCAAGGAATCTGTTATCGGGTGAAATCTTGAGTTCAATTGGAGAACTCCAGGATCTGATTTCTCTAGACTTATCCAATAATAGATTTGATGGTTATATTCCTGAATCATTTGGTGATTTGATAAGTTTGGAATCCTTGGATTTATCCAACAACAATCTCTCTGGAGTCATTCCCAAATCTTTGGAGAGACTTTCGTCTCTCAATCATTTTAATGTGTCCTTCAATAGACTAGAAGGAGAAATCCCCAGTAGAGGACCCTTTAGAAACTTCTCAGCTAAATCATTTATGAATAACTGTGGACTTTGCGGTTCACCGGCACTACAAGTTCCACCTTGTAAAAGTAGACAATCGAAGATGACTCCTTGGCATGTTTTGAAATATGTTTTACCAGTAGTTGCTTCATTAATACTGATAGCAATCTTCTTTATTCTCCTTAAAAGATGCCAAAAAAAGAGTATAAATCTGCCTGTTAACGAAGATTTATTGCCTCTGGAAAAATGGAGAAGAATTTCCTACAGTGAACTTTTACAAGCAACTAATGGATTTGATGAATGCAACTTGCTTGGTTCAGGGGGTTTTGGGTCTGTGTATAGAGGAACACTTTCAGATGGGATGAATGTCGCAATAAAAGTGTTCAATATGCACTCAGAGGACGGCTTCAAGAGTTTTGATGTTGAATGTGAAGCAATGCGCAATATTTTTCATCGGAATCTTGTCAAGGTCTTTAGTAGTTGCTCTAATGTTGACTTCAGAGCCTTAATGTTTGAGTTCATGCCTAACGGCAACCTTGAGAAATGGTTATATTCCTATAACTATTATCTCAATCTCCTACAAAGAATTGACATAATGATTGATGTTGCATCAGCACTAGAATATCTCCATTTTGGCTGCTCAGTACCTGTGATCCATTGTGACTTAAAGCCAAGCAATATCCTGCTAGATAATGACATGGTTGCACATGTTGGAGATTTTGGCCTTGCCAAACTCTTGGGAGAAGAAGATTCTATAAGACAAACTAAGACACTTGCTACTATTGGGTATATGGCACCAG AATATGGATCGACTGGAATTGTTTCTCTAAAAGGTGATGTCTATAGTTATGGTATTTTATTGATGGAAACTTTCACAAGAAAGAAACCTACCGAAGAAATTTTTTccgttgaaatgagtttgaaggaTTGGGTGAAAAATTCACTTTCCAATGGAACAATTGATGAGGTTTTGGATGCCAATTTGTTAAGAGAGGAGGAACTTTTCATAGATAAAGTGAACGCTTTATCATCTATCATGGGATTAGCTCTAGACTGTACAACTAAGTTGCctgaagaaaggaaaaatatgaaGGCTGTTGTGGCCATActcaagaaaatcaaaattaagtttcTAAAGGATGTTGAGATGGCTTATAATG